A single genomic interval of Solimonas sp. K1W22B-7 harbors:
- a CDS encoding adenylate/guanylate cyclase domain-containing protein, producing the protein MPTCPSCSSQNPDGARFCNQCGQRLDAAPAAPRSYTPRHLAEQVLRSRAALQGERKRVTVLFADVKGSTRLAAEAGPELWHSILDRFFSILSAAVHRYEGTVNQYTGDGIMALFGAPVAHEDHASRACFAALEMQREVRRFADELRLKNGLNLSMRVGLNTGEVIVGRIGDDLRMDYTAQGHTVNLAARMEHICEPGRVYLTRLTARQVEGYFRLRELGPMQVAGVEEAVEVYELEGQNAGRTRLDLSLARSGSPFVGRERELGLLLSALDRVRNGEGQVVAVIGNAGIGKSRLCHEFARACAVAGLPVHRATGVPYRNAVPMQPIRMLARSRLGLTQESGAEEVRRLVAGTFLLQNPALVPLLPAVFDFLGAGGGETVAPDQAEQARAKLMELLAEHLACSDGEQTQLLLLEDLHFLDSNSEEFVAQLCSKIRGSRTLLLLNYRPDYISEGLIPWLDEQVRVAALDDAQIERLARSLLGDDPSLQNLPRTLRERAGGNPFFVEEAVLSLADSGELEGERGAYRLTREIRHWSVPDTVHALLAARIDRLPDDAKTLLQSAAVIGQEFRAPLLATLAERQDEAFEEQLGLLEEAGFVHQRDVSEYAFCHPLMQEVAYQAQLESRRAHAHGRLAAELEAQHPKAGEPTELALRIAHHWQHAGEWLQAGRWNLQAARWAAPRDMRTALEQFRLAQAHLDRAPDSDGARQLRIVARSGLIRMAQFAAIPEDEVEKAYHEARHMAEEGADVVTIAELMISYGNEQLHRGDCESAAQYQAGAARLALEAGEKPFVNRFRLGILLTHTAAGRPRDGIALLDAAGEEWRTGPIEGDNFMSRAFYALMLGWLGQLEEAQRDLAAAAAFADTDDRAASWIYANRVDLAMLTGDYREVLPWAEKAMLRSSQSDSAFFEQIANRVTGLALCLHRRYEEAIEQLERTLHLVRPGAFAHQFEAGHCAVLATAYIGAGRLDDGLRLAREGIASGKRSGSRIWESQALLALLRLPPDMAAEVQPEAPLARLRQLVDATGAHGLEPWLALAQSHWATGTEAQRWRAAAESGFLSLGAVRHAERLRLGEVPLQRLPAA; encoded by the coding sequence ATGCCCACATGCCCCTCCTGTAGCAGCCAGAACCCCGACGGCGCGCGCTTCTGCAACCAGTGCGGCCAGCGCCTGGATGCCGCCCCCGCGGCGCCGCGCAGCTATACGCCGCGGCACCTGGCCGAGCAGGTGCTGCGCAGCCGCGCGGCGCTGCAGGGCGAGCGCAAGCGCGTCACCGTGCTGTTCGCCGACGTCAAGGGCTCCACGCGCCTGGCGGCGGAAGCCGGCCCCGAGCTGTGGCACTCGATCCTCGACCGCTTCTTCTCGATCCTGTCGGCGGCGGTGCACCGCTACGAAGGCACCGTCAACCAGTACACCGGCGACGGCATCATGGCCCTGTTCGGCGCGCCGGTGGCGCACGAGGACCATGCCAGCCGTGCCTGCTTCGCGGCGCTGGAGATGCAGCGCGAGGTGCGGCGCTTCGCCGACGAGCTGCGCCTGAAGAACGGACTCAACCTGTCGATGCGCGTCGGGCTCAACACCGGCGAGGTGATCGTCGGCCGCATCGGCGACGACCTGCGCATGGACTACACCGCGCAGGGCCACACCGTGAACCTGGCGGCGCGCATGGAGCACATCTGCGAGCCGGGCCGGGTCTATCTGACGCGCCTGACCGCGCGCCAGGTCGAGGGCTATTTCCGCCTGCGCGAGCTGGGGCCGATGCAGGTCGCCGGCGTCGAGGAGGCGGTGGAGGTCTACGAGCTGGAAGGGCAGAACGCCGGGCGCACGCGCCTGGACCTGAGCCTGGCCCGCTCCGGCTCGCCCTTCGTCGGTCGCGAACGCGAACTGGGCCTGCTGCTGTCGGCGCTGGACCGCGTGCGCAACGGCGAAGGGCAGGTGGTGGCGGTGATCGGCAATGCCGGCATCGGCAAGTCGCGCCTCTGCCACGAGTTTGCCCGCGCCTGCGCGGTCGCCGGCCTGCCGGTGCACCGTGCCACCGGCGTGCCCTACCGCAACGCCGTGCCGATGCAGCCGATCCGCATGCTGGCGCGCAGCCGTCTGGGCCTGACCCAGGAATCCGGCGCCGAGGAAGTGCGGCGGCTGGTGGCCGGCACCTTCTTGCTGCAGAACCCTGCGCTGGTGCCGCTGCTGCCCGCGGTCTTCGACTTCCTCGGCGCGGGCGGCGGCGAGACGGTGGCGCCCGACCAGGCCGAGCAGGCGCGCGCAAAGCTGATGGAGCTGCTGGCCGAGCACCTGGCCTGCAGCGACGGCGAACAGACGCAGTTGCTGTTGCTGGAAGATCTGCATTTCCTCGATTCCAACAGCGAGGAATTCGTCGCGCAGCTCTGCTCGAAGATTCGCGGCAGCCGCACGCTGCTGCTGCTGAACTACCGCCCCGACTACATCAGCGAAGGCCTGATCCCCTGGCTCGACGAGCAGGTGCGCGTGGCGGCGCTGGACGACGCGCAGATCGAGCGCCTGGCGCGCAGCCTGCTGGGCGACGATCCCAGCCTGCAGAACCTGCCGCGGACGCTGCGCGAGCGCGCCGGCGGCAATCCCTTCTTCGTCGAGGAGGCGGTGCTGTCGCTGGCCGACTCGGGCGAACTGGAGGGTGAGCGCGGCGCCTACCGGCTGACCCGTGAGATCCGCCACTGGAGCGTGCCGGACACCGTGCATGCGCTGCTGGCCGCGCGCATCGACCGCCTGCCGGACGACGCCAAGACCCTGCTGCAATCGGCCGCCGTGATCGGCCAGGAGTTCCGTGCACCGCTGCTGGCGACGCTGGCCGAACGCCAGGACGAAGCTTTCGAGGAACAGCTCGGCCTGCTGGAAGAAGCCGGTTTCGTACACCAGCGCGATGTCTCCGAGTACGCCTTCTGTCATCCGCTGATGCAGGAGGTGGCCTACCAGGCGCAGCTGGAATCGCGCCGCGCCCACGCGCATGGCCGGCTTGCCGCCGAGCTGGAGGCGCAGCACCCCAAGGCCGGCGAGCCCACCGAGCTGGCGCTGCGCATCGCGCACCACTGGCAGCACGCCGGCGAATGGCTGCAGGCCGGGCGCTGGAACCTGCAGGCGGCGCGCTGGGCCGCGCCGCGCGACATGCGTACCGCCCTGGAGCAGTTCCGCCTGGCGCAGGCCCATCTGGACCGCGCGCCCGACAGCGATGGCGCGCGTCAGCTGCGCATCGTCGCCCGCTCCGGACTGATCCGCATGGCGCAGTTCGCGGCCATCCCCGAGGACGAGGTCGAGAAGGCTTATCACGAGGCCCGGCACATGGCGGAGGAGGGTGCCGACGTCGTCACCATCGCCGAGCTGATGATCTCCTACGGCAACGAGCAGCTGCACCGCGGTGACTGCGAATCCGCCGCGCAGTACCAGGCCGGGGCTGCGCGGCTGGCGCTGGAGGCCGGCGAGAAGCCGTTCGTCAACCGCTTCCGTCTCGGCATCCTGCTGACCCACACCGCCGCGGGCCGGCCGCGCGACGGCATCGCCCTGCTCGACGCCGCCGGCGAAGAATGGCGCACCGGTCCGATCGAGGGTGACAATTTCATGTCGCGGGCCTTCTATGCCCTGATGCTGGGCTGGCTGGGGCAACTCGAGGAAGCGCAGCGCGACCTGGCCGCTGCCGCCGCCTTTGCCGACACCGACGATCGCGCCGCCAGCTGGATCTATGCCAATCGCGTGGACCTGGCGATGCTCACCGGCGACTACCGCGAAGTCCTGCCCTGGGCGGAGAAGGCGATGCTGCGCTCTTCGCAGTCGGACAGCGCCTTCTTCGAGCAGATCGCCAACCGCGTCACCGGCCTGGCGCTGTGCCTGCACCGCCGCTACGAGGAAGCGATCGAGCAGCTGGAGCGCACGCTGCACCTGGTGCGGCCGGGCGCCTTCGCGCATCAGTTCGAGGCCGGCCACTGTGCCGTGCTGGCCACCGCCTATATCGGTGCCGGGCGGCTGGACGACGGCCTGCGCCTGGCCCGCGAGGGCATCGCCAGCGGCAAGCGCTCCGGCTCTCGCATCTGGGAGTCGCAGGCCCTGCTGGCCCTGCTGCGCCTGCCGCCGGACATGGCGGCAGAGGTGCAGCCCGAGGCGCCGCTGGCGCGGCTGCGCCAGCTGGTGGACGCCACCGGTGCGCACGGCCTGGAACCCTGGCTGGCACTGGCGCAGTCCCATTGGGCGACCGGCACCGAGGCGCAGCGCTGGCGGGCGGCGGCGGAAAGCGGGTTCCTGAGCCTGGGAGCGGTCCGGCACGCCGAGCGCCTGCGGCTCGGCGAGGTCCCCCTGCAGCGTCTTCCAGCGGCCTGA
- a CDS encoding outer membrane lipoprotein-sorting protein encodes MIRMLAGIVFLAAPVLALAATAPPAPPASPSGAAPAAPAAASAATPLVTCMRNNIPPSVQVKEVELISRDRSGGERQMRGRLYAKNDKDRIKAMLKIGSPPDLAGAAYLMKEGEKADEIYVYVPALNKVRRVTGGSMDGPLWGTDLSYNDLKQVQNAFFDPNARLEGKGDLDGTPVQILQFSPQPGQSSRYTSIRAWVEPKSCMALKAEFYEGQSVRKRFSGNAKDLRQSGPTWYLADMLVADLKEGTQTRLKVTGVTAGKDLADRLFNPSTFYVGN; translated from the coding sequence ATGATCAGAATGCTCGCGGGGATCGTCTTTCTGGCCGCACCGGTACTGGCCCTGGCCGCGACCGCGCCACCCGCGCCACCCGCGTCACCCTCGGGCGCCGCTCCTGCCGCTCCTGCCGCCGCCAGCGCGGCGACGCCCCTGGTCACCTGCATGCGCAACAACATCCCCCCTTCGGTGCAGGTCAAGGAAGTGGAGCTGATTTCGCGCGACCGCAGCGGTGGCGAGCGCCAGATGCGTGGCCGGCTCTACGCCAAGAACGACAAGGACCGGATCAAGGCGATGCTCAAGATCGGTTCGCCGCCGGACCTGGCGGGCGCCGCCTACCTGATGAAGGAAGGCGAGAAGGCCGACGAAATCTACGTTTACGTGCCGGCCCTGAACAAGGTGCGGCGCGTCACCGGCGGCAGCATGGACGGCCCGCTGTGGGGCACCGACCTGTCCTACAACGACCTCAAGCAGGTGCAGAACGCCTTCTTCGATCCCAATGCCAGGCTGGAAGGCAAGGGCGATCTCGACGGCACGCCGGTGCAGATCCTGCAGTTTTCGCCGCAGCCCGGGCAGAGCTCGCGCTACACCTCGATCCGTGCCTGGGTGGAGCCCAAGAGCTGCATGGCGCTGAAGGCCGAGTTCTACGAGGGCCAGAGCGTGCGCAAGCGCTTCTCCGGCAATGCCAAGGACCTGCGCCAGTCCGGTCCGACCTGGTACCTGGCCGACATGCTGGTGGCGGATCTCAAGGAAGGCACGCAGACGCGGCTCAAGGTCACCGGCGTAACCGCGGGCAAGGACCTGGCGGACCGGCTGTTCAATCCCTCGACGTTCTACGTCGGCAACTAA
- a CDS encoding MMPL family transporter yields the protein MQRIIRWIAAHPLYCMAVVAILSLAAFLVVYDVHEGRLRLKIDPTIERLLPEKGEDRAVFDRARQTFGDSDAVLVAVQMDEVFTPAGIAQIDLLTQRFGELPGVRQASSLANVPNPLAKGDLLEISTFGVQARENPASVKDFPAQIAANPMYRDSLVSKDGRTVAFSISLGDIEEEAFRKQHYTEKIRALAQQVTGSQRIWITGGPVIKAATVDALLDTLAFTLPMVLGLIVVMLLLVSRSIWGMVAGATTVVTSLLWTMASAVLLDIPINLVTAIVPPLLLTLGLSYAVHLQADYFASREPTPEARVRHVLSQVGPGLFLSGATTVAGFLALMPQALPAIQQFAGLSALGVIYGMLLTLIFLPSALRLQGKNIMRRPLGERFFLVQARRLAVFDLRWRNWIIGIALLTIPIDLYFASRIHVGTEYIKSFHEDAEVRQDFEAINRAFNGASIVSILIETHVNDALTDPELITQVESLQHWLRRQPEVGSVVSYVDHLKLINQSLNEGDPAYYAVPREAAAVKQLLVFGGSPEIKRAIDSRFRTALLTVRINVDSSAAIQDFIQRAETRLGELQPPLNASLTGSPVLATRAVNAITSGQISSIFLASFAIWVMLSFMFTSPRAALLAMLPNLLPVLLYFGILGISGISLNPTTSMIASIVLGIAVDDTIHFLARFNADARAKGNETAAVKSALASILRPVTFTVLSLCIGFLVFTGSELKNQVQFGALASFTLFIAWFADILLTPALGSKLRIVTLWDLLRLDLGQSPQHTIPLLSGLSLRQARVFALMSKMERQHEGSRLIRQGDLSRDIYVVVDGTLEAWIDRGGERKTLATLGRGAVIGEAGYFGQRRTANVDAVTPARVLRFDSQDLERLRLRYPRIAAIIFRNLNRVQAERIARTTAMLQ from the coding sequence ATGCAACGGATCATCCGCTGGATCGCCGCACATCCGCTCTATTGCATGGCGGTGGTGGCGATACTGTCGCTGGCGGCTTTCCTGGTCGTCTACGACGTTCATGAAGGCCGCCTGCGGCTGAAGATCGATCCGACGATCGAGCGCCTGCTGCCGGAAAAGGGCGAGGACCGCGCGGTGTTCGACCGCGCCCGCCAGACCTTCGGCGACAGCGACGCCGTGCTGGTCGCGGTGCAGATGGACGAGGTGTTCACGCCGGCGGGCATTGCCCAGATCGACCTGCTGACGCAGCGTTTCGGCGAACTGCCCGGCGTGCGCCAGGCCTCCTCGCTGGCCAACGTGCCCAATCCCCTGGCCAAGGGCGACCTGCTGGAGATCAGCACCTTCGGCGTGCAGGCGCGCGAGAACCCTGCCAGCGTCAAGGACTTCCCGGCGCAGATCGCCGCCAACCCGATGTATCGCGATTCGCTGGTCTCCAAGGACGGCCGCACCGTCGCCTTCTCGATCTCGCTGGGCGACATCGAAGAGGAAGCCTTCCGCAAGCAGCACTACACCGAGAAGATCCGCGCACTGGCGCAGCAGGTCACCGGCTCCCAGCGCATCTGGATCACCGGCGGCCCGGTGATCAAGGCCGCCACGGTCGATGCCCTGCTCGACACCCTGGCCTTCACGCTGCCGATGGTGCTCGGCCTGATCGTGGTGATGCTGCTGCTGGTCAGCCGCAGCATCTGGGGCATGGTCGCGGGCGCCACCACGGTGGTGACCTCGCTACTGTGGACCATGGCCTCGGCGGTGCTGCTCGACATCCCGATCAACCTGGTCACGGCGATCGTGCCGCCGCTGCTGCTGACCCTGGGCCTGTCCTACGCCGTGCACCTGCAGGCCGACTACTTCGCCTCGCGCGAGCCGACTCCCGAAGCGCGGGTGCGGCACGTGCTGTCGCAGGTCGGCCCCGGCCTGTTCCTGTCGGGCGCCACCACCGTCGCCGGTTTCCTGGCACTGATGCCGCAGGCGCTGCCGGCGATCCAGCAGTTCGCCGGCCTGTCGGCGCTGGGCGTGATCTACGGCATGCTGCTGACGCTGATCTTCCTGCCCTCCGCGCTGCGCCTGCAGGGCAAGAACATCATGCGCCGCCCGCTGGGCGAACGCTTCTTCCTGGTGCAGGCGCGGCGCCTGGCGGTGTTCGACCTGCGCTGGCGCAACTGGATCATCGGCATCGCCCTGCTGACGATTCCCATCGACCTCTATTTCGCCAGCCGCATCCACGTCGGCACCGAGTACATCAAGAGCTTCCATGAAGATGCCGAGGTGCGGCAGGACTTCGAGGCGATCAACCGCGCCTTCAACGGCGCCAGCATCGTCTCGATCCTGATCGAGACCCATGTCAACGACGCGCTGACCGATCCCGAGCTGATCACCCAGGTGGAATCGCTGCAGCACTGGCTGCGGCGCCAGCCGGAAGTCGGCAGCGTGGTGTCCTATGTCGATCACCTCAAGCTGATCAACCAGAGCCTCAACGAGGGCGACCCGGCCTACTACGCCGTGCCGCGCGAGGCCGCCGCGGTCAAGCAGCTGCTGGTGTTCGGCGGCAGCCCTGAGATCAAGCGCGCGATCGACTCGCGCTTCCGCACCGCGCTGCTGACGGTGCGCATCAACGTCGACAGCTCCGCGGCGATCCAGGACTTCATCCAGCGTGCCGAGACCCGCCTGGGCGAGCTGCAGCCGCCGCTCAACGCCAGCCTCACCGGCAGCCCGGTGCTGGCGACGCGCGCCGTCAACGCCATCACCTCCGGCCAGATCTCCTCGATCTTCCTGGCCTCGTTCGCGATCTGGGTGATGCTGTCATTCATGTTCACCTCGCCGCGCGCCGCGCTGCTGGCGATGCTGCCCAACCTGCTGCCGGTGCTGCTGTACTTCGGCATCCTGGGCATCAGCGGCATCAGCCTGAACCCCACCACCAGCATGATCGCCAGCATCGTGCTGGGCATCGCGGTGGACGATACCATCCATTTCCTGGCGCGCTTCAACGCCGACGCCCGCGCCAAGGGCAACGAGACCGCGGCGGTCAAGAGCGCCCTGGCCAGCATCCTGCGGCCGGTGACCTTCACCGTGCTGTCGCTGTGCATCGGCTTCCTGGTGTTCACCGGCAGCGAGCTGAAGAACCAGGTGCAGTTCGGCGCGCTGGCCTCGTTCACGCTGTTCATCGCCTGGTTCGCCGACATCCTGCTGACGCCGGCGCTGGGCTCCAAGCTGCGCATCGTCACCCTTTGGGACCTGCTGCGCCTGGACCTGGGCCAGTCGCCGCAGCACACCATCCCGCTGCTATCGGGCCTGAGCCTGCGCCAGGCGCGCGTGTTCGCGCTGATGTCCAAGATGGAGCGCCAGCACGAGGGCAGCCGCCTGATCCGCCAGGGCGACCTGTCGCGCGACATCTACGTGGTGGTCGACGGCACGCTCGAGGCCTGGATCGACCGCGGCGGCGAGCGCAAGACCCTGGCCACCCTGGGCCGCGGTGCCGTGATCGGCGAGGCCGGCTACTTCGGCCAGCGCCGCACCGCGAATGTCGACGCCGTCACTCCCGCGCGCGTGCTGCGCTTCGACTCGCAGGACCTCGAGCGCCTGCGACTGCGCTACCCGCGCATCGCCGCCATCATCTTCCGCAACCTCAACCGCGTGCAGGCCGAGCGCATCGCGCGTACCACGGCGATGCTGCAGTAG
- a CDS encoding SDR family oxidoreductase, protein MSLKGKTLFITGGSRGIGLAIAVRAARDGANVAIAAKTAEPHPKLPGTIYSSAEEIEKAGGKALPILCDIREEQQLADAVKKTADTFGGIDILVNNASAIQLTGTLQTDMKRYDLMNGINARGTYMSGRICIPYLQKAANPHILTLSPPLDMKPKWFGPNLAYAMAKYGMSLCTLGWAEEFRKAGIAANSLWPRTTIATAAVKMIGGDSFLKQSRTPEVMADAAHAILTRNSREFSGNFCIDDLVLYEAGVRDFSQYAAVPGTTQFLPDFFLPDDTPALPI, encoded by the coding sequence ATGAGTCTCAAGGGCAAAACCCTGTTCATCACCGGCGGTTCGCGCGGTATCGGCCTGGCCATCGCCGTGCGCGCGGCGCGCGACGGCGCCAACGTGGCGATAGCCGCCAAGACCGCCGAGCCGCATCCCAAGCTGCCGGGCACGATCTATTCCTCGGCCGAGGAGATCGAGAAGGCCGGCGGCAAGGCGCTGCCGATCCTCTGCGACATCCGCGAGGAACAGCAGCTGGCCGACGCGGTGAAGAAAACCGCCGACACCTTCGGCGGCATCGACATCCTGGTCAACAACGCCAGCGCGATCCAGCTCACCGGCACGCTGCAGACCGACATGAAGCGCTACGATCTGATGAACGGGATCAACGCGCGCGGCACCTACATGAGCGGCCGCATCTGCATTCCTTACCTGCAGAAGGCCGCCAACCCGCACATCCTGACGCTGTCGCCGCCGCTGGACATGAAGCCCAAGTGGTTCGGGCCGAACCTGGCCTATGCCATGGCCAAGTACGGCATGAGCCTCTGCACTCTGGGCTGGGCCGAGGAGTTCCGCAAGGCCGGCATCGCCGCCAACTCGCTGTGGCCGCGCACCACCATCGCCACGGCCGCGGTGAAGATGATCGGCGGGGATTCCTTCCTCAAGCAGTCGCGCACGCCTGAAGTCATGGCCGACGCGGCGCACGCGATCCTGACCAGGAACTCGCGCGAGTTCAGCGGCAACTTCTGCATCGACGACCTGGTGCTCTACGAAGCCGGCGTGCGCGACTTCTCGCAGTACGCCGCCGTGCCGGGCACCACCCAGTTCCTGCCGGACTTCTTCCTGCCGGACGACACGCCCGCGCTGCCGATCTGA
- the greB gene encoding transcription elongation factor GreB, translating into MSRWRPPAEKSSPYITAEGHARLKAEFEQLWRVRRPEVVRALSAAAAEGDRSENAEYQYRKKELREIDARLKYLTTRLQEVKIAGGRPADPSRVFFGATVQVADEEGEERSFRVVGADETDAADGRISVDSPVARALLGKAEGEVVRVRLPGGEAEYEIISVSYIA; encoded by the coding sequence ATGTCCCGCTGGCGTCCCCCCGCAGAAAAATCCTCGCCCTACATCACCGCCGAAGGCCATGCGCGGCTGAAGGCCGAGTTCGAGCAGCTCTGGCGGGTACGTCGCCCCGAGGTGGTGCGGGCGCTGTCGGCCGCCGCTGCCGAGGGTGACCGCTCCGAGAACGCCGAGTACCAGTACCGCAAGAAGGAGTTGCGCGAGATCGACGCGCGGCTGAAGTACCTCACCACCCGGCTGCAGGAGGTCAAGATCGCCGGGGGCCGGCCGGCGGACCCCTCGCGGGTGTTCTTCGGGGCGACGGTGCAGGTGGCGGACGAGGAGGGCGAGGAGCGCAGCTTCCGCGTCGTCGGCGCCGACGAGACCGACGCCGCCGACGGCCGCATCAGTGTCGATTCGCCGGTGGCCCGGGCCCTGCTGGGCAAGGCCGAGGGCGAGGTCGTGCGGGTGCGCCTGCCGGGCGGCGAGGCCGAATATGAAATCATCTCGGTAAGTTACATCGCCTGA
- a CDS encoding CC0125/CC1285 family lipoprotein, producing the protein MAACKTVKSVAAAALAVPLLLAGCATTTPYQPMKNGQGYGDQRIESNRYRVSFSGNSSTPRETVENYLLFRAAELTLQNGYDYFVMSGTDTEAQTRYQQNVSAFGGYGWYSRYAFDSVAVGSSYPITEYQAQAYVTLYKGKRPAEVTDAFDARQVRDNLGPLVKYAEKR; encoded by the coding sequence ATGGCTGCCTGCAAAACCGTCAAGTCCGTCGCCGCCGCTGCCCTGGCAGTCCCCCTGCTGCTGGCCGGCTGCGCCACCACCACCCCTTACCAGCCCATGAAGAACGGGCAGGGTTACGGCGACCAGCGCATCGAGAGCAACCGCTACCGCGTCAGCTTCTCCGGTAACTCCTCGACTCCCCGCGAGACGGTCGAGAACTACCTGCTGTTCCGTGCCGCCGAACTGACCCTGCAGAACGGCTACGACTACTTCGTCATGAGCGGCACCGATACCGAGGCGCAGACCCGCTACCAGCAGAACGTCAGCGCCTTCGGCGGCTACGGCTGGTACTCGCGCTATGCCTTCGACAGTGTCGCCGTCGGCAGCTCCTACCCGATCACCGAATACCAGGCCCAGGCCTACGTCACCCTGTACAAGGGCAAGCGCCCGGCCGAAGTGACCGACGCCTTCGACGCCCGCCAGGTGCGCGACAACCTCGGGCCGCTGGTGAAGTACGCCGAAAAGCGCTGA
- a CDS encoding acyl-CoA dehydrogenase family protein has translation MSSWIETLLGGDCLAVPCPGVADWWPRHLARSRERPCSIGQAILGGYAADRVGWAFASAYQAALRALVPGLPLDRVAALCVTEKDGNSPRAIRTELSGNVLNGAKRWTTLGPDGQLFLVVARDNAVQSDKPALRLLRVAADQPGVHIEAMPPTPFVPEVPHASLRFENVQIADEALLPGDGYLGYVKPFRTVEDIHVQAAVLAYLVREARRLNWSRAWIERAVAVLVSLEGIAALDALANSTHIALAGALAAVAQLVVEADEHWQSVESDEAAGRWRRDRALFTVAASQRATRTGRAWERLGG, from the coding sequence ATGAGTTCCTGGATCGAAACACTGCTCGGCGGCGACTGCCTTGCTGTCCCATGTCCCGGCGTGGCCGACTGGTGGCCGCGCCATCTCGCGCGCTCGCGCGAGCGCCCCTGCAGCATCGGCCAGGCCATCCTCGGCGGTTACGCCGCCGACCGCGTCGGCTGGGCCTTTGCCTCCGCCTACCAGGCCGCGCTGCGGGCACTGGTGCCCGGTCTTCCCCTGGATCGGGTCGCCGCGCTCTGTGTCACCGAGAAGGACGGCAACAGCCCGCGCGCCATCCGCACCGAGCTGAGCGGCAATGTGCTGAACGGCGCCAAGCGCTGGACCACGCTGGGCCCGGATGGCCAGCTGTTCCTGGTGGTGGCGCGCGATAACGCCGTGCAGTCCGACAAGCCCGCGCTGCGCCTGCTGCGCGTCGCGGCCGACCAGCCGGGCGTACACATCGAAGCCATGCCGCCGACACCCTTCGTGCCCGAGGTGCCGCATGCGAGCCTGCGCTTCGAGAACGTGCAGATCGCTGACGAAGCGCTGCTGCCGGGTGATGGCTACCTGGGCTACGTGAAGCCCTTCCGTACGGTGGAAGACATCCACGTGCAGGCGGCGGTGCTCGCATATCTGGTGCGTGAGGCGCGTCGCTTGAACTGGTCGCGTGCGTGGATCGAGCGGGCAGTGGCCGTGCTGGTGTCGCTGGAAGGCATTGCCGCACTGGATGCGCTGGCGAACAGCACGCACATCGCGCTGGCGGGTGCGCTGGCGGCGGTCGCCCAACTGGTCGTTGAGGCGGATGAACACTGGCAGTCCGTCGAATCCGACGAAGCTGCTGGACGCTGGCGTCGTGATCGAGCGCTGTTCACCGTGGCCGCATCGCAGCGTGCCACGCGGACCGGGCGCGCGTGGGAACGATTGGGAGGCTGA
- a CDS encoding AAA family ATPase, whose translation MNQPQENSVKISPTVAAEWFSLVHEGCAGQSAAFRLRVSRIISRLRREKSPLADVLAQALAQAGPAAMTMGRDYGGAGSLNPLDADTRLPLTVTEYPVVLPSNPIWSSQVESQLNQLLREWKSSDLLYSQQLHPSRTLLLSGPPGTGKSMTAKFLAHELDVPLLTLNLAAAVNSYLGKTGVNLARVLDHGRRERCVLFLDEFDALAKRRDDAQDVGELKRVVNVLLQAVDDWPSTSLLIAATNHVELLDKAVFRRFDMWVQFPSSSSEQFSAVLERNGCPPQLAHRLGKQCEGRPLSDAVKLMERARRRVALDQVTLSEAIGQSLEQGKHVGSDFERATLAAQLRAEGLSQREIAAKIGTSHSTVNRLLKLSEGDLDG comes from the coding sequence ATGAACCAACCACAAGAAAACTCAGTAAAAATAAGCCCGACGGTTGCAGCGGAGTGGTTCAGCTTGGTTCACGAGGGCTGCGCTGGCCAATCTGCTGCCTTTCGCTTGCGGGTGAGCCGGATTATATCCAGGCTCCGCCGTGAAAAGTCCCCCTTGGCTGATGTTCTGGCGCAGGCGTTGGCGCAGGCTGGGCCCGCTGCCATGACCATGGGGCGCGACTATGGCGGTGCGGGGTCCTTGAACCCATTGGATGCTGATACTCGTCTGCCCCTCACGGTTACCGAGTATCCCGTAGTTCTGCCATCCAACCCCATCTGGTCCAGCCAAGTTGAGTCCCAACTGAATCAACTTCTGCGCGAGTGGAAGAGCTCAGACTTGCTGTATTCCCAGCAGTTGCATCCCTCACGCACGCTCCTTCTGTCGGGCCCTCCGGGAACCGGCAAATCAATGACGGCAAAGTTCCTGGCGCATGAACTGGATGTGCCCCTCCTTACGCTTAACCTCGCTGCAGCTGTGAACAGCTATTTGGGAAAAACTGGGGTTAACCTTGCTCGGGTGCTTGACCACGGCAGGCGGGAGCGCTGTGTCCTATTTCTCGATGAATTCGATGCTTTGGCTAAGCGCAGAGATGACGCGCAGGATGTGGGAGAACTGAAGAGAGTCGTCAACGTTCTGCTGCAGGCTGTGGATGATTGGCCATCAACATCATTGCTGATTGCAGCTACAAACCATGTGGAGCTGCTAGATAAGGCTGTTTTTCGGCGCTTTGACATGTGGGTCCAGTTCCCGTCTAGCTCGTCCGAACAGTTTTCCGCGGTACTAGAGCGAAATGGATGCCCGCCGCAGTTGGCTCATCGACTTGGCAAGCAGTGCGAGGGGCGACCGTTGTCTGATGCGGTCAAGTTGATGGAACGGGCGAGGCGCAGGGTGGCACTCGACCAAGTGACACTTTCTGAGGCGATCGGACAAAGCCTTGAACAGGGCAAACATGTTGGTAGCGATTTTGAGCGCGCTACCCTTGCGGCCCAACTTCGGGCCGAAGGACTTTCGCAGAGAGAGATCGCTGCAAAGATTGGAACTAGCCACTCTACTGTGAACCGGCTTCTAAAGCTTTCCGAGGGAGATCTTGATGGCTAA